CTGCACCAGCGCGCGGTCGGCGAGGCGGACGCGCAACCGGTGGGCCGGGTGCGCGTCGTGCACGACGTCACCGAGGCCGAATCCGGCGGTGATCAGCGGGGCGTAGGTCTCGATGTCCGGGCACATCACCAGGATGTCGCGTGGCTCCAGGGTGGGGTCGTCGGCGAGCAGACCCAGCAGGACCTCACGCAGGACGTCGACCTGGCGGGCCGCGCCGTGGCAGGCGTGGACCTGGACGGAGCGGTCCGCGCGCACGTGCCGCCGGCCCGCCGGGCGCACCGCGTCGGCGGCGATATCGGACTGCAGCCAGCCCAACATGGTGTCGGGATAGCTTGTCGCGGGCAGGTATTCGTCGGTGTCCGGGACGGGCAGGCCGCGTTGCAGCTCACGGAGGTCACGGCCGAGGGTGGCCAGCAGCGGATGTCCGACGGTGCGATGGTCGGTGTCCTCGCGGCGCGGGATGCTGCCTCGCCGGCCGGCCAATGCCCGCCACAACGGGTCGCTGGGATGGGGCAGCCACAGGTGCAGGTCGTGCTGCGCGGAGACCGCCTGCAGTAATTCGATCTCGGTGGCCGGGATGCGGGTGTGCCCGAAGAGCGACAATCGCGGCGGCAGCGCGCTCGGCGCGGTGCGCAACTTCTCGACCGCGTCGCAGTGTGCGATATGCGGCGGGTCGGCGTCGATGCGCGCGATCAGCCGCTCCCACAGTGGGCGCTGCCAGGCCAGATCGGCGGGCATGTCACCCCAGTCGATCAACAGGCCGGGGCGTTGGCGTGCGTAAGAGGAGAACAACCCGGCCAGCCGACGCGCGACCGCGTAGCGGCGGCCCAGCCGCAGCTCGCGTTCCTCGCCGTCGGCGAAATGGCCGAGGTGGTTGGCCAGCGTCCTACACCAGGGCTCGTCCAGGCAGTCGTCGATCACCGCCAGCAGCGGCCACACCATGGCATCGGGGGCCCACGGATCGCCTGCGTCGATGCCGGTCAGTTCGGCCAGCAGGGAGCGTGGATTGCGGAACTCGATGCCCGCGCACACCCCGAGCCGATTGGCCAGCCGCTGACCGAGCCAGCGCTCGACACCCTTGGCGGGCACCAGCACCAGTTCGGTGGCGAACGGATCGGCCATCGGCTCGGCGAGCATCGCTGCCAGGCCATCGGCGAGCACATCGGTGCGCTCGGCACGGTGCAGGTGCAAGGCCATCGCCGCCAAGCGTAACGGGCTGGGCACAAAGCAGGACATGACAGGTGAAGGTCGGGAAAACACCCGCGCGGTCGGTCTAGGCTGCCGGGGACGACGACGCGTGCCACGGCACGACGACAGAGGGAGTTGGCGTTGATCAGGACACTTGCAGTCAGCGGAGCTGCGGTCCTTGCGCTGTCGGTGGCGGGCGCCCCGACAGCTTCGGCTGCGACGGCATGGACGATGCCCAACTTGCGGGGGCTGAGCCTGGCCGATGCGCAGACGCTGTACGACACGACGGTCAAGGATGCCGGCGGTCCGCAGCTGGAGGTCATCAACGCTTACGTGGAGAGCTGGACCATCCGGGCTCCGAGCATGTGGGATGTCTGCAAGCAGCAGCCGGCGGCAGGCAAGACCCTCAGCGCCAAGACGTGGACCGCGATCGCGGTCAACAAGCGCGGCGACTGC
The sequence above is drawn from the Mycolicibacterium neoaurum VKM Ac-1815D genome and encodes:
- a CDS encoding PASTA domain-containing protein, with product MPNLRGLSLADAQTLYDTTVKDAGGPQLEVINAYVESWTIRAPSMWDVCKQQPAAGKTLSAKTWTAIAVNKRGDC